From Synechococcales cyanobacterium T60_A2020_003:
TATCAATGATGAGGATTTACTATGCCTTATACAACCGAAGAAGGTGGTCGCCTGAATAACTTTGCTAAAGAACCCAAAATGTATGTTGCCGAGCCACCCAACAAAGTCCAGCAGCGCAACTATATTATTATGGGGCTTGGGGCGATCGCACTGATTGTAGGTTTACTCTCGGTTACTTTTGTTGTTTCTTAGTTCTGTTGGATCTTTTCCGATAAAAAAAATTTGGAAAATTGCATCTTTTTTATTGAAGTGGGTATAGCCCACTTTTTTAATGAAAATCGCCAGAAAATTGTAGCTCTTTCCTCTGTTTTTACCTTTCAAGCTGCTTCTGGATTAAGCTTGCTCATTTCCCAGGTGGCATAGGTACCAATGGGATTCCAAAGCAAATACGGCAAGAGCAACAATGCGGGTCCCATAGAGACTTGGGCAACCCAAATCGCCAGGATCACACCCAGCACACAACCTGCAAGTCCTAAGTAGGCACCTACAGATAAACGATGAGACCAGAACATGGCGGGAGTATACGCCACAATCACAAGTTCAAGTAAAAGATAAAAGCCCATCATTGCCCAGGTTTGGGGCTGGTTCGGATTGCTAACCCATACGGCATGGGCTGACCA
This genomic window contains:
- a CDS encoding ssl1498 family light-harvesting-like protein yields the protein MPYTTEEGGRLNNFAKEPKMYVAEPPNKVQQRNYIIMGLGAIALIVGLLSVTFVVS
- a CDS encoding tryptophan-rich sensory protein, translating into MLKPWMVIGGVTLLVALTANIIRPKDVNWFRRLERPRWLVIEPLIPLIWTIVLICGAWSAHAVWVSNPNQPQTWAMMGFYLLLELVIVAYTPAMFWSHRLSVGAYLGLAGCVLGVILAIWVAQVSMGPALLLLPYLLWNPIGTYATWEMSKLNPEAA